One region of Quercus lobata isolate SW786 chromosome 2, ValleyOak3.0 Primary Assembly, whole genome shotgun sequence genomic DNA includes:
- the LOC115974852 gene encoding chorismate mutase 2-like isoform X2, with protein sequence MANGVTLESVRQSLIRQEDTIIFSLIERARFPSNSPTYNESYVSTPTFSGSLVHFVVKETEALQAKAGRYANPEEHPFFPDNLPPSVVPPYNFTEILHPPAASININKDIWDMYFKKLLQLFAAPGDDGNYASTAASDLVCLQALSRRIHYGKLVAEVKFRESPKEYEPAIRAKDRDALMKLLTFASVEEAVKKRVAKKAMVFGQEVTLNNDDNKGKYKVDPTVVSRLYGDWIMPLTKLVQVEYLLRRLD encoded by the exons ATGGCGAATGGTGTAACGCTTGAATCGGTGAGACAGTCTTTGATAAGACAAGAAGACACCATCATTTTCAGTCTCATAGAGAGGGCTCGTTTTCCCAGCAATTCTCCTACCTATAATGAATCTTACGTTTCCACTCCAACCTTTTCTGGTTCTTTGGTTCACTTTGTTGTTAAGGAAACAGAGGCCCTTCAAGCTAAG GCTGGAAGATATGCAAACCCTGAAGAGCATCCCTTCTTTCCAGATAATCTTCCGCCCTCAGTGGTGCCGCCTTACAACTTTACAGAG ATTTTGCATCCTCCAGCTGCTTCGATTAACATAAACAAGGACATATGGGATATGTATTTTAAGAAACTTCTTCAGCTGTTTGCTGCACCGGGTGATGATGGCAATTATGCATCAACTGCAGCTAGCGACCTTGTGTGTTTACAG GCCCTCTCCAGAAGAATTCATTATGGAAAGTTAGTAGCCGAGGTAAAATTCAGGGAATCCCCCAAAGAATATGAGCCTGCAATTCGTGCTAAG GACAGAGATGCTCTGATGAAATTGTTGACATTTGCGAGTGTAGAAGAGGCAGTGAAGAAGAGGGTTGCAAAGAAGGCCATGGTGTTTGGACAAGAAGTGACTCTGAATAATGATGACAACAAGGGAAAGTACAAGGTTGATCCAACAGTAGTTTCTCGCCTCTATGGGGATTGGATAATGCCTCTCACTAAACTTGTCCAAGTTGAGTACCTACTAAGACGCCTTGATTGA
- the LOC115974852 gene encoding chorismate mutase 2-like isoform X1 yields the protein MSILLFIVCFVVWSHNVRNSMANGVTLESVRQSLIRQEDTIIFSLIERARFPSNSPTYNESYVSTPTFSGSLVHFVVKETEALQAKAGRYANPEEHPFFPDNLPPSVVPPYNFTEILHPPAASININKDIWDMYFKKLLQLFAAPGDDGNYASTAASDLVCLQALSRRIHYGKLVAEVKFRESPKEYEPAIRAKDRDALMKLLTFASVEEAVKKRVAKKAMVFGQEVTLNNDDNKGKYKVDPTVVSRLYGDWIMPLTKLVQVEYLLRRLD from the exons ATGTCCATCCTATTATTCATTGTTTGTTTTGTGGTATGGTCCCATAATGTTAGAAACAGCATGGCGAATGGTGTAACGCTTGAATCGGTGAGACAGTCTTTGATAAGACAAGAAGACACCATCATTTTCAGTCTCATAGAGAGGGCTCGTTTTCCCAGCAATTCTCCTACCTATAATGAATCTTACGTTTCCACTCCAACCTTTTCTGGTTCTTTGGTTCACTTTGTTGTTAAGGAAACAGAGGCCCTTCAAGCTAAG GCTGGAAGATATGCAAACCCTGAAGAGCATCCCTTCTTTCCAGATAATCTTCCGCCCTCAGTGGTGCCGCCTTACAACTTTACAGAG ATTTTGCATCCTCCAGCTGCTTCGATTAACATAAACAAGGACATATGGGATATGTATTTTAAGAAACTTCTTCAGCTGTTTGCTGCACCGGGTGATGATGGCAATTATGCATCAACTGCAGCTAGCGACCTTGTGTGTTTACAG GCCCTCTCCAGAAGAATTCATTATGGAAAGTTAGTAGCCGAGGTAAAATTCAGGGAATCCCCCAAAGAATATGAGCCTGCAATTCGTGCTAAG GACAGAGATGCTCTGATGAAATTGTTGACATTTGCGAGTGTAGAAGAGGCAGTGAAGAAGAGGGTTGCAAAGAAGGCCATGGTGTTTGGACAAGAAGTGACTCTGAATAATGATGACAACAAGGGAAAGTACAAGGTTGATCCAACAGTAGTTTCTCGCCTCTATGGGGATTGGATAATGCCTCTCACTAAACTTGTCCAAGTTGAGTACCTACTAAGACGCCTTGATTGA
- the LOC115974851 gene encoding protein POLAR LOCALIZATION DURING ASYMMETRIC DIVISION AND REDISTRIBUTION-like, with product MNININDNNKFKNQHLRIADILADDDDGEYFVRDIGMECWSPRRIVARWLAAVWRRNKESSIVNVVPPRKTEEEEEEEKENEPLRTRGSVDGLEGHPGSSLSSSERQCREDASFNLGLGCSLLYLIAASKNELTKMVELRKEVEMLLQNVKVELQRKDVLCKPFESNDTIAYSTTDIQEGSNSNSRISLQSQTTSHVLQDSESIMVHDQLLISNHHQKEEHVEGMDELEAELVAELELLQIHLDRENSTKHPQQQRIKDTASVRGRSLSFGEVIDPQKGGTEMEYGVPPTELEIGLHELLEARQQERVEDTEMEYGVPPTELEIRLHELLEARQQERVEELEAALECTIHKLREKEIEVSWWKDTARLISQHVPGPSRFSS from the exons ATGAACATTAATATCAACGACAACAACAAGTTCAAGAACCAACATCTTCGTATTGCAGACATACTCGCTGATGATGATGACGGCGAATATTTTGTTAGAGATATAGGCATGGAGTGCTGGTCGCCTCGCCGGATTGTTGCTCGCTGGCTGGCGGCGGTGTGGCGGCGGAACAAGGAGAGTTCTATTGTGAATGTGGTGCCGCCTAGGAAGacggaggaggaggaggaggaggagaaggagaaTGAGCCTTTGCGCACAAGGGGTTCGGTTGATGGTCTCGAGGGCCATCCTGGTTCGTCGCTTTCTTCTTCCGAAA GACAGTGTAGAGAAGATGCTTCGTTCAACTTGGGACTCGGGTGTAGTTTGCTATATCTCATTGCAGCGAGTAAAAATGAACTTACTAAGATGGTGGAGTTGCGAAAAGAAGTGGAAATGCTTCTTCAAAATGTCAAAGTGGAATTACAAAGGAAGGATGTACTGTGTAAGCCATTTGAGTCAAATGACACAATTGCTTATTCCACCACTGATATACAAGAAGGTTCAAACTCTAACAGCAGAATTTCACTTCAGTCACAAACTACATCACATGTCTTACAAGATTCAGAAAGCATTATGGTACATGATCAGCTTTTGATTAGTAATCATCATCAAAAAGAGGAACATGTAGAAGGAATGGATGAACTTGAGGCGGAACTTGTAGCTGAGTTAGAACTTCTGCAGATCCACTTGGATAGAGAAAATTCGACGAAACATCCACAGCAGCAAAGGATAAAG GACACTGCTTCTGTCAGAGGCCGCAGTTTGAGTTTTGGGGAAGTAATTGACCCTCAAAAGGGAGGTACTGAAATGGAATATGGAGTTCCACCCACAGAACTCGAGATAGGGCTGCATGAACTACTGGAAGCAAGACAGCAAGAACGGGTAGAAGATACTGAAATGGAATATGGAGTTCCACCCACAGAACTCGAGATAAGGCTGCATGAACTACTGGAAGCAAGACAGCAAGAACGGGTAGAAGAGCTAGAAGCTGCTCTAGAATGTACCATACACAAGCTTCGTGAAAAAGAAATAGAGGTTTCTTGGTGGAAAGACACTGCACGACTTATTTCGCAGCATGTTCCAGGGCCTTCACGATTTAGTTCCTGA